The genomic stretch GTCAACAAAAAGTAAACCATCGTTCTTTTTTGAACATTCCCGGTCACATATCGATTGAAAATTTTAGTTTTGGCACCTGTTAACACCAACTAAAATTCATTCCCAGCCAATGGCGGATATCAGGGTCATTATCCCAGCAATCAACGAAGGAAATTCCATTGGCTTGGTAGTCTCGGAAATCCCAAAACATGTATCCGAAATCGTGGTCGTCGACAACGGTTCCGAGGACGATACCGTAGCAAATGCCAAGAAAGCGGGAGCAACCGTAATCTCAGAAAACCGCAAGGGCTATGGGTTTGCCTGTTTGAAGGGATTAAATTACATATCGGAACGATCTAAAACACCCGACATTATCGTATTTATCGACGGGGATTATTCAGATTATCCAGAAGAATTGGATAAGATTGTTGCCCCAATTTTGGAAAATGACATCGATTTTGTGGTCGGGGCGCGAAAAAAATCACTTCGCGAACCGGGATCAATGACCCCACAGCAGGTTTTTGGCAACAAATTGGCCACATTTTTAATGCGATTATTTTTCACATCGAGATTTACGGATTTAGGACCTTTTAGGGCGATAAAATACGAAAAGCTCAAAGAATTGAAGATGCAGGATACCACTTATGGCTGGACAGTGGAAATGCAGTTAAAAATTTTAAGAAAAAAAATGTCATATATCGAAGTTCCAGTGCGTTACAAACGAAGAATTGGTGAGTCAAAAGTTTCAGGTACGGTAAAAGGTACTATATTTGCGGGCATAAAAATATTAGGTTGGATCTTTAAATACAGTTTAAAATAATGGGACTCGCTATCGTTTACATCATCATTGCTATTTACAGTACGGCCTTAATATTGATATTCTTTTACAGTCTTGCCCAGTTGAATCTTTTGATCAACTACCTCGGCTATAAAAAACGAAACGAGGAAGCCCCAAAATTCAATCTTCTCGATCCCAAGGAAATTCCATTCGTTACCATTCAACTTCCCATCTACAACGAGGAATATGTGATGGAACGTTTGTTGGAGAACATATCCAAAATTGAATATCCAAAAAGTAAATTGGAAATCCAGGTATTGGACGATTCCACAGACGATTCCGTGGTAGAAACGGCCCGAAGGGTACAAGAGCTTCAGGAAACCGGGTTGGACATACAACATATCCGCCGGGAAAATAGACAAGGTTTTAAAGCAGGTGCTTTAAAAGAAGGACTGGAAATCGCCAAAGGCGACTTTATCGCCATTTTTGATGCCGACTTTTTGCCCGAAGCCGATTGGCTCAAGAAAACCGTTCCCTATTTCAAAGATCAGGAAATCGGTGTGGTACAGACCCGCTGGGGGCATATCAACAGAGACTACTCCACCCTTACCCGTATCCAGGCCTTTGCCTTGGATGCACACTTTACCCTGGAGCAAGTAGGAAGAAACTCAAAAGGACACTTCATCAATTTCAACGGTACCGCAGGTATTTGGAGAAAAGATTGTATACTGGACGCAGGAAACTGGGAAGGCGACACCTTGACCGAAGACTTAGATTTGAGCTACCGTGCCCAATTGAAAAACTGGAAGTTCAAGTATTTGGAAGACGTGGAGACCCCAGCAGAGCTTCCCGTTGTGATCAGTGCCGCACGCTCACAACAGTTCCGTTGGAACAAAGGTGGGGCCGAAAACTTCAGGAAAACCGTATTGAGCGTTATTACGGCCAAAAATATACCCTTTAAAACCAAATTCCACGGAGTAATGCACTTGTTGAACAGTTCCATGTTCCTTTGTGTATTCATCGTGGCCTTGTTGAGCATTCCCATGCTCTATATTAAAAACACTTATGCCCATTTAGGTTGGATATTTGAGGTGACGAGCTTCTTTATTTTGAGCACCATCATTCTGTTTGTTTGTTATTGGTTTACCTACAAAAGCATTCAGGGCAGCAGTTTCGACAATTTTGTGGACTATATTAAACTCTTCTTTACCTTCTTCTCGGTGGCATTGGGCTTCTCTTTGCACAATACCGTAGCTGTTTTGGAAGGACATTTGGGCAAACGAAGCGAGTTTGTACGTACACCAAAGTTCAACATCAACAGTATTAAGGACACCTGGAAGGGCAACAAATATTTGACCAACAAATTATCGCCCAACATGATCTTGGAGTTTGCCCTGATGATCTATTTCCTCTTTGGTATGTACAGCGCCATACCATTGAACGATTACGGATTGTTCCCTTTCCACCTCATGTTGTTCCTAGGTTTTGGATTTGTATTCTTTAAATCCTTAACTTCCAAGGCATAAAAAAACACCATGCAATCTTATTGGCGACTGCACAGATACCCGATATTGTTTGCTGTCGCCTGTATTTTATTCTACTGGAGCTTCGCTTACAATCTGGTACGCACCGATTTTGTAAAGCTATTTATGCTCTTTGGAGCTCTATTTTTTCTGTGTTACAAACTTATACAGTTCGAGAAATGGAACTTTAAGTTTCTATTGGTCGTCGGAATATTGTTTCGGTTGGTATTCCTGATAGCCGAACCTAATCTCTCACAAGATATCTACAGGTTTATTTGGGACGGTGAGCTTATAAAGAACGGAATCAACCCGTATTTGTACACCCCCGACCAGATCATGGAGCAAGGAACCATATCATTCCCCAACATGAAGGAACTACGTGATGGGATGACCGACCTCAATGCAAAACATTACAGCAACTACCCACCCATCAACCAGATACTTTTTGCTTTTGCCGCCCTTTTGGGAGGTGGAAGTGTTTTGGGCTCCACCATTGCCATGCGATTGATCATAATCCTTGCCGATTTGGGCGTGCTTTATTTTGGGCGGAAGCTGCTGCAAAACCTGAACAAGGCCAACCATTTGGCCTTTTGGTACTTTTTGAATCCATTGGTCATTATCGAACTCACGGGAAACCTCCATTTTGAAGGCGTAATGCTCTTCTTTTTTGTTTGGGCACTTTATATGATCTCAAAAAACAAATGGTTGTGGGCAACACCGGTTTATGCCGTATCCATAATGGTTAAACTAATGCCGTTGCTGTTTTTACCCATCTTCATAAAGTATTTTGGGTTTAAAAAAAGTACAGCTTTTTATACGCTTGTCCTGCTTAGTTGTGCTGCATTGCTTCTTCCCTTTTACTCTTCGGTTTTTATAGAAAATTATTCAGAGACCGTAGGATTGTGGTTCTCCAACTTTGAATTCAATGCCAGCATGTACAATGTCGTAAAAAAG from Flagellimonas oceani encodes the following:
- the mptB gene encoding polyprenol phosphomannose-dependent alpha 1,6 mannosyltransferase MptB; the encoded protein is MQSYWRLHRYPILFAVACILFYWSFAYNLVRTDFVKLFMLFGALFFLCYKLIQFEKWNFKFLLVVGILFRLVFLIAEPNLSQDIYRFIWDGELIKNGINPYLYTPDQIMEQGTISFPNMKELRDGMTDLNAKHYSNYPPINQILFAFAALLGGGSVLGSTIAMRLIIILADLGVLYFGRKLLQNLNKANHLAFWYFLNPLVIIELTGNLHFEGVMLFFFVWALYMISKNKWLWATPVYAVSIMVKLMPLLFLPIFIKYFGFKKSTAFYTLVLLSCAALLLPFYSSVFIENYSETVGLWFSNFEFNASMYNVVKKIAVTYYEAKPWKLIDSYGSMLKKAMVAIVVLIALLRKNQKLESAITSMVFALACYYFLSSTVHPWYVVFLLGFAIFTDYRFPLVWSFTIILSYYAYSNPDFKENLGLLAIEYILVIGFFIYEMIGSRPKKLYFFKK
- a CDS encoding cellulose synthase family protein, which translates into the protein MGLAIVYIIIAIYSTALILIFFYSLAQLNLLINYLGYKKRNEEAPKFNLLDPKEIPFVTIQLPIYNEEYVMERLLENISKIEYPKSKLEIQVLDDSTDDSVVETARRVQELQETGLDIQHIRRENRQGFKAGALKEGLEIAKGDFIAIFDADFLPEADWLKKTVPYFKDQEIGVVQTRWGHINRDYSTLTRIQAFALDAHFTLEQVGRNSKGHFINFNGTAGIWRKDCILDAGNWEGDTLTEDLDLSYRAQLKNWKFKYLEDVETPAELPVVISAARSQQFRWNKGGAENFRKTVLSVITAKNIPFKTKFHGVMHLLNSSMFLCVFIVALLSIPMLYIKNTYAHLGWIFEVTSFFILSTIILFVCYWFTYKSIQGSSFDNFVDYIKLFFTFFSVALGFSLHNTVAVLEGHLGKRSEFVRTPKFNINSIKDTWKGNKYLTNKLSPNMILEFALMIYFLFGMYSAIPLNDYGLFPFHLMLFLGFGFVFFKSLTSKA
- a CDS encoding glycosyltransferase family 2 protein encodes the protein MADIRVIIPAINEGNSIGLVVSEIPKHVSEIVVVDNGSEDDTVANAKKAGATVISENRKGYGFACLKGLNYISERSKTPDIIVFIDGDYSDYPEELDKIVAPILENDIDFVVGARKKSLREPGSMTPQQVFGNKLATFLMRLFFTSRFTDLGPFRAIKYEKLKELKMQDTTYGWTVEMQLKILRKKMSYIEVPVRYKRRIGESKVSGTVKGTIFAGIKILGWIFKYSLK